The Porites lutea chromosome 4, jaPorLute2.1, whole genome shotgun sequence genome contains a region encoding:
- the LOC140935813 gene encoding dynein light chain Tctex-type 5-like, whose protein sequence is MNQSGLKEPKQQRTSWDNSAQRRVSVESFSDQKHSQDSSSPRRSSRRISGAMYFSNFKRPNETKDNVQARKNTFENTYRLEPKTRFPEIKVKAVLNEVLEKLESHTYSPTHSPFLVKLLSTRVLEKVKRLNIERYKIVCLVTIGSKASQGLRIASRCLWND, encoded by the coding sequence CAGCGAACGTCTTGGGATAATTCAGCCCAACGGCGCGTTTCAGTAGAAAGCTTTAGTGATCAAAAACACTCTCAAGATAGCTCCTCGCCGAGAAGGTCCTCTAGACGCATTTCCGGCGCAATGTATTTCTCCAACTTTAAAAGACCAAATGAAACCAAGGATAACGTACAGGCTCGAAAAAATACCTTCGAGAACACGTACCGTCTAGAGCCAAAGACTCGCTTTCCGGAGATAAAGGTAAAAGCGGTGCTTAACGAGGTTCTGGAGAAGTTAGAAAGCCATACCTACAGTCCCACGCATTCACCGTTTCTTGTCAAGTTGCTGAGTACTAGAGTGTTGGAAAAAGTGAAGAGACTGAATATTGAACGATACAAGATAGTATGTTTAGTTACTATTGGTTCCAAGGCGTCACAGGGCTTACGAATCGCCAGCCGATGTTTATGGAATGACTAA